AAATACGCTTTGAAGGATATACAAAATTGGTTCAGTAGATCTTAAAAAACTTCGACTCCACTGGAGATTTTATAAAGAGGCCCCTACAGAATATTAGGCTCAATCTCTAAACTCACACCAAAGTCTGTGTGCACTTTATCTTGAATGCATTTAGCAAGACCAATAATGTCTTGCGCTGTACCACCACCATGGTTCACTAATACCAAGGCTTGATTTTCATAAACGCCAACATTACCCATGCGTTGACCTTTAAAGCCCGCTTGATCGATCAGCCATCCAGCAGCTAGCTTGCGTTTACCGGGAGCATCTGGGTAAGAAATTAAGTGTGGAAATCTCTGGAGCAATGTTTCATATTGTTCATTGGGAACAATTGGGTTCTGAAAGAAGCTACCTGCGTTACCAATGACTTTCGGATCAGGTAACTTATGGGTACGAATCTTGCAGACTGCTAAAAAGATTTCTTCAGCAGTGGGGTTTGCATCGGTCTCAAATTGCTTTGCCAAATCCGCGTAATGAATTCTTGCTTGCCATTTTTTAGGAATTCTAAAAACGACCTTTGTCACAATAAATCGCTGAGGGCTTTGCTTAAAGTAGCTATCGCGATACCCAAATCGGCAGGCTTTGTTCTCGAGGGTGACAAAGGCATGTATTTTTGTATCAAAGGCTTCGACAGATTCAACGTAGTCCCCCACCTCAATGCCGTAAGCGCCAATATTCTGAATGGGCGCGGCACCAACCGTGCCCGGAATAAGTGCAAGGTTTTCAAGGCCAGGCAAGTCCTGATCTAAAGTCCAGCTAACAAACTGATGCCAATTCACGCCACCGCCCACGGAGATCAAAGTAGCATTCTCATTGGATGCAATAATTTCCTGATCGGTAATATTCATCAGCAGGGTAGCGCCCTGGAGTAATTGCGGCAGGATGACATTACTGCCACCCCCTAGTACTCGCCACGGCATTTGCTGTTCTGTAATTTGCGCCACGATCGCGGGGATTTGTGCAGCGTTGGTGATCTCATAGGCAAACTCGGCCTTGGTATCAAACCCAAAGGTATTGCGTTCCCGAAGACCCATATTGGGGGTCAATTTAGGGGTTGGGGATGCCTGCGCAGGGGAGTTCATGCCACAATCTTATTCGAATGTGCGCCAAATACGCAGATAATTACCAAATTACCTCAGAAGATTAATAAGGAGTAGAAATGCCCTCATTTGACGTTGTATGCGAACCAGATATGGTTGAGCTTAAGAATGCGATTGAACAGTCCAATAAAGAAATCAGCAACCGCTTTGACTTCAAGGGGTCTGATAGCCGCGTAGAGCAAAAAGATGAAGCACTCATCCTGTTTGGTGATGATGATTTCAAATTGGGTCAGGTGCGCGATGTATTAATTAACAAAATGGCCAAGCGCAATGTGGATGTGCGTTATCTCAAAGATGACAAAACAGAAACCATTGGCGGTGATAAGCGCAAGCAAACCATGAAGATCCAAAAAGGGATTACTTCGGAGTTGTCTAAAAAAGTAGTGCGCATCATCAAAGACAGCAAGATTAAAGTCCAGGCCAGCATTCAGGGTGACGCAGTACGCGTTACGGGTGGTAAGCGTGATGACTTGCAAGAAACGATGGCGTTACTGAAAAAGGAAGTAACTGAAGCTCCATTAGGCTTTAATAATTTCCGTGACTAATGCTGCTGCCAAAGAAGCGCCCGGCATAGCCCCAGCAAGCCAAGAAGCCATTGAGCGCTTTTGTGATGCTTGCTGGCTAGAAGATGGTCTGGCTCAAAACAGTCTAGCTGCTTACAGAAGAGATTTACTGCTTCTTGCACAATGGCTCCATAAAAATCATCAGTCTGATCTGTATGCGGTGACTGAAAAAGATCTCACCGCTTACATAGCGCATCGTCGCGCTGATAAAGCTACGACAGCCAATCGACGTCTAACCGTTTTTAAGCGCTTCTATCGCCATGCCTTGCGCATTAATTTAGTGAAGAGCGATCCGTGTATAGGCCTACGTGCTGCAAAGCAAGCAATGCGCTTTCCAAAAACTTTAAGCGAAGATCAGGTAACTGCATTACTTAATGCGCCTGATATTGAGACTCCCTTGGGGCTTCGCGATCGCACCATGTTGGAGTTGATGTATGCCAGTGGCTTGCGCGTTTCAGAAATTGTTTCCCTAAAGACTGTTGCACTTGGATTAAACGAAGGTGTAGTGCGAGTGGTTAACGGTAAGGGCGGTAAAGAGCGTTTAGTGCCATTTGGGGGCGAAGCCGGTCAGTGGTTAAGAAGATATTTAGCGGATGCTAGAACACCGCTTCTTGAAGGCAAGACTACTGATGCGGTATTTGTGGGGCGTCATACAGGAACTGGTTTAACGAGGCAGGCATTTTGGGCATTGATTAAGCGTTATGCAACGATTGCCAATATTCCGGTGGCCTTGTCTCCTCATACCTTGCGGCATGCGTTTGCAACCCATTTGCTCAACCATGGCGCAGATTTAAGGGTGGTGCAGCTTCTTTTGGGGCACGCAGACATCTCTACAACACAGATTTACACCCATGTGGCTAGAGAGCGCCTGAAATCGATTCATCAACAACATCATCCGCGCGGGTCTTAAGCTATTACCAAGCGCATACGAAACTTGCAGAAGTGATTAAGATAACAACATGACCTTAAGCCTAGATCTATTACTGATTCCCATTGCCTATCTCATTGGCTCTATTTCATTTGCGGTGGTGGTGAGCAAGTGCATGCGTTTGCCAGACCCTCATTCTTATGGATCAGGCAATCCTGGTGCGACAAATGTATTACGTACTGGTAATAAATTAGCAGCAGCCCTCACTTTGATTGGTGACGCTTTGAAGGGTTACTTCGCTGTGATATTGGCTAGAGTGATTTTGGGCGATCAGTCGCTTACCTCTACTTTGGATTCCTGGGTATTGTGTGGTGTAGTCCTGGCGGTTTTCTTGGGGCACTTGTTCCCAATCTTTCATGGCTTTAAGGGCGGCAAAGGCGTTGCTACTGCATGCGGAATTTTGTTCGGCGTCAATTGGATCTTAGGCGCTGCAACATTGGGTACCTGGATCATTGTGGCAACCTTTATGCGCTACTCCTCTTTAGCTGCTTTGGCGGCAGCTGTGTTTGGCCCAATCTATTTTGTCTTCCTCTTTGGCTTTCAGCCAATGGGCATAGCCTTATTGATTGTTTGCCTACTTCTGATCTGGCGTCATCGTAGCAATATTCGTAATTTGATGAATGGCACTGAGAGTCGTATTGGTTCTAAAAAGAATCCCAAGTAAGTTTTATCTTTTAAAAAGAAAATTAATATGACGATCGCCTACGCATGCGTTCTCTTTATGGGTTTATTTCCCTATGTAGCAGCAGGCATTGCTAAGAAGGGTTTTGAGGGTTACGACAACAGCATGCCGCGCCAGTGGCTTGCCAAGCAAACGGGATATAGGGCGCGCGCCAACGCTGCCCAAGCAAACCTCTTTGAATCCTTACCTTTCTTTTTTGCAGCAGTCATCATCGCCCATATAGCAAATGCACCACAGACAAGAATTGATCTTCTTGCTATCGGGTTTGTGGTGGCGCGTATCGCATACCTAGTTTGCTATGTCGCCAATTGGCCAACGACCAGATCGATTGTTTGGCTGGCAGGCATTGCCTGTGTGGTGGCTATGTTTTTTCAGATATAGAAGTAGATAGCAAAGCACAAAAAGCGTCTAAATAACAAAGCAAGAAAACGATAAATAATGATGAAGACTAAATAACCTTATGCCAACCAAAAAAATACCTAGCAAGACAGCCACCAAGAAAACCACAAAGGCAGCAACGAAGACGGCCACAAAGGCAACAACGAAGGCAACAACGAAGGCAGCAAAGAAAGATACTGCCGGCGTACCTTTATCAGTTGTGATTCGTCGTCGCATCGAAGCACAAAAAGCACGCTTTCATGCAAATGACAATATTTCTGCTTTTATTAAGCCAGGTGAGTTAGAGGGTTTAGTGGATGAGGTGGCTCAAAAGATGCAAGAGGTGCTTGAGAGTTTAGTGATTGACACAAAAAATGATCACAACACACAGAACACCAGTCGCCGTGTAGCAAAAATGTATGTACAGGAAGTTTTTAACGGCCGCTATGTTGATCAGCCTACGTTAACGAAGTTCCCTAATGTCAGCCGCTTGAATGAGCTCATGATCATTGGCCCGATTACTGTGAGAAGCGCCTGCTCTCATCACCTCTGCCCAATCATGGGGCGCATTTGGATTGGTGTGTTGCCAAGCAAAGAATCAGCGCTGATTGGTTTGTCCAAGTATTCGCGCCTAACTGAGTGGGTCATGTGTAGACCGCAAATTCAGGAAGAGGCGGTTGTGGAGTTGGCCGACATGCTGGAGAAAAAAATTAAGCCTATCGGAGTGGCAGTAGTAATGGATGCCGATCACTTCTGTATGCAGTGGCGTGGAGTCAAGGACCGAGACTCAAAGATGATTAATAGTGTGATGCGCGGCGCATTCTTAAAAGACTCGAACCTCAGAAGAGAGTTCTTAGCGCTGATTGATCGTAAGTAATCAAGTACCCACAAAAAATATAGGGCTATATTGCTTGCGCGTAGATAGGCGGCAAGGAGCTCGTTGTTAATAGAGATATTGAGAAGCAATAGCCGCATAAGCGTTGTTATGCCACCACAAACAGTGGTCAAGTACTTCTAATTTCTATATTGTTCGCTCAGGTCCCCTAGGGGATGAGAACTTATAAAAAGGGAATTAAAAATGAAAAAATTATTAGCTGCTTCATTGTTGTCAGTTGCTGCAACTGGCGCATTCGCACAAGCAAACGCATTTGAAGGCTTCTCAGCTGGCGTTAAAGTGAGCTCAGTTGGCGGTAGCACTGCGCTCTCATCTCCTGGTTTTTCAGGTAATTGGGGTCAACAGTCTGTTGTTCCAACTATTGAAGCTGGATACACCTATGGCGTTAGCAAAGAAATTGCTTTAGGATTGACCGCAACTTATGACTTGGCTAACACCAAATTGGGTTCAGAAGACAACGCTAATATCAAAGGCAAAAATCATTACAGCCTAAACTTCAAGCCTGGTTATGTATTTAATAACACCACCATGTTGTATGCAATCCTCGGATACAACAGTATGACTGGTTCATTGAATGTAAACGGTGCTTCAGCTTCAACAACATTTAATGGTTTTGGCGCTGGTGTTGGCTTGCAAACATTGCTTAGCAAAAACATCTATGTTCAAGTTGAAGCTCAACAACTTACCTACTCTGGTGTAACCAAGAGTATTGGTGGTGAAAACGTTACCTTTACCCCAAGTGCAACAGTTGGCACACTCGGTTTGGGCTACAAGTTCTAATTATTTAGAAATTGCTTTACTGAAAAGCCGCTCCTTGTGAGCGGCTTTTTCTTTTCTGCATTTCCATGAAGTCGCTACACTAGAATCATTCTTCATTACTTTCCTTGAGAGCGCTATTGATGTTTCGTACTTTTACCTATGTGATATTTTTGTTGGCGCTCATTTCATGTATTGGCGTTCCAGATCAAAATGAGGATCCTGCCAAGAACAATCGCGCGACCTATCGCCAGGACTTGAAGGAATGCAATGAGGTTTATCCGGAAACGGGCTCAGGTGTACACCTCAAACAGAGAGATGGATGCATGAGATTAAAGGGTTGGAAATAGGTAGGTACAAGACGCTGTATTACTGAGAATAATTCTCAACTATATTGCTATATAAATCATGGGTTTATGAGTGCCCTAGTATCCCCAAAGCATCTCCACTATGATCGGGTCTAGTTTTATAGGTGCATATTCTTTGCATTTCATTTCCTGTCTTACTTTTTGGAGAACCCATGAAAAATAGTCGTCGCCAATTTATGATTTTGTCTGCTGCTGGTGCCTGTACTTTGGCATTGAACGGTAAAGTTCAAGCTCAAGCAATGGTTGCTGAAACAGATCCGCAAGCTGCTGCATTGGGTTACAAGGCTGATGCCTCTAAAGTTGATAAAGCAAAGTACGCTAAATATGCTGCTGGCCAAGAGTGTGATAACTGCGCTTTATTCCAGGGTAAAGTTGGCGCTGCTGCTGGTGGTTGCTCATTGTTTGCTGGCAAACAAGTTGCTGGTAAGGGCTGGTGCTCTGCTTACGCTAAGAAGGCTTAATTAAATATTAATTAA
The window above is part of the Polynucleobacter sp. AP-Kolm-20A-A1 genome. Proteins encoded here:
- the plsY gene encoding glycerol-3-phosphate 1-O-acyltransferase PlsY; this translates as MTLSLDLLLIPIAYLIGSISFAVVVSKCMRLPDPHSYGSGNPGATNVLRTGNKLAAALTLIGDALKGYFAVILARVILGDQSLTSTLDSWVLCGVVLAVFLGHLFPIFHGFKGGKGVATACGILFGVNWILGAATLGTWIIVATFMRYSSLAALAAAVFGPIYFVFLFGFQPMGIALLIVCLLLIWRHRSNIRNLMNGTESRIGSKKNPK
- the murB gene encoding UDP-N-acetylmuramate dehydrogenase encodes the protein MNSPAQASPTPKLTPNMGLRERNTFGFDTKAEFAYEITNAAQIPAIVAQITEQQMPWRVLGGGSNVILPQLLQGATLLMNITDQEIIASNENATLISVGGGVNWHQFVSWTLDQDLPGLENLALIPGTVGAAPIQNIGAYGIEVGDYVESVEAFDTKIHAFVTLENKACRFGYRDSYFKQSPQRFIVTKVVFRIPKKWQARIHYADLAKQFETDANPTAEEIFLAVCKIRTHKLPDPKVIGNAGSFFQNPIVPNEQYETLLQRFPHLISYPDAPGKRKLAAGWLIDQAGFKGQRMGNVGVYENQALVLVNHGGGTAQDIIGLAKCIQDKVHTDFGVSLEIEPNIL
- a CDS encoding MAPEG family protein — translated: MTIAYACVLFMGLFPYVAAGIAKKGFEGYDNSMPRQWLAKQTGYRARANAAQANLFESLPFFFAAVIIAHIANAPQTRIDLLAIGFVVARIAYLVCYVANWPTTRSIVWLAGIACVVAMFFQI
- a CDS encoding outer membrane protein, encoding MKKLLAASLLSVAATGAFAQANAFEGFSAGVKVSSVGGSTALSSPGFSGNWGQQSVVPTIEAGYTYGVSKEIALGLTATYDLANTKLGSEDNANIKGKNHYSLNFKPGYVFNNTTMLYAILGYNSMTGSLNVNGASASTTFNGFGAGVGLQTLLSKNIYVQVEAQQLTYSGVTKSIGGENVTFTPSATVGTLGLGYKF
- a CDS encoding high-potential iron-sulfur protein, which translates into the protein MKNSRRQFMILSAAGACTLALNGKVQAQAMVAETDPQAAALGYKADASKVDKAKYAKYAAGQECDNCALFQGKVGAAAGGCSLFAGKQVAGKGWCSAYAKKA
- the xerD gene encoding site-specific tyrosine recombinase XerD translates to MTNAAAKEAPGIAPASQEAIERFCDACWLEDGLAQNSLAAYRRDLLLLAQWLHKNHQSDLYAVTEKDLTAYIAHRRADKATTANRRLTVFKRFYRHALRINLVKSDPCIGLRAAKQAMRFPKTLSEDQVTALLNAPDIETPLGLRDRTMLELMYASGLRVSEIVSLKTVALGLNEGVVRVVNGKGGKERLVPFGGEAGQWLRRYLADARTPLLEGKTTDAVFVGRHTGTGLTRQAFWALIKRYATIANIPVALSPHTLRHAFATHLLNHGADLRVVQLLLGHADISTTQIYTHVARERLKSIHQQHHPRGS
- a CDS encoding YajQ family cyclic di-GMP-binding protein yields the protein MPSFDVVCEPDMVELKNAIEQSNKEISNRFDFKGSDSRVEQKDEALILFGDDDFKLGQVRDVLINKMAKRNVDVRYLKDDKTETIGGDKRKQTMKIQKGITSELSKKVVRIIKDSKIKVQASIQGDAVRVTGGKRDDLQETMALLKKEVTEAPLGFNNFRD
- the folE gene encoding GTP cyclohydrolase I, whose protein sequence is MPTKKIPSKTATKKTTKAATKTATKATTKATTKAAKKDTAGVPLSVVIRRRIEAQKARFHANDNISAFIKPGELEGLVDEVAQKMQEVLESLVIDTKNDHNTQNTSRRVAKMYVQEVFNGRYVDQPTLTKFPNVSRLNELMIIGPITVRSACSHHLCPIMGRIWIGVLPSKESALIGLSKYSRLTEWVMCRPQIQEEAVVELADMLEKKIKPIGVAVVMDADHFCMQWRGVKDRDSKMINSVMRGAFLKDSNLRREFLALIDRK